The Janthinobacterium lividum genome has a window encoding:
- a CDS encoding ATP-binding cassette domain-containing protein, whose amino-acid sequence MADNTDIACKASEGNEGQFNLHGSAPVVEISNLWTKFGRTVVHQDLNLEIERGEILSIVGGSGTGKTVLLRQMLGLEHPARGCVKVFGEDINQASSDQLQQLRNHWGMLFQQGALYSALTVFDNVAQPMRELRVLPEALIHDAVLLKMNMVGLGPEHALKMPSDLSGGMIKRVALARALALEPKLLFLDEPTAGLDPDLSESFVALIQSLHRELGLTVVMVTHDLDTLFALSTRIAVLAEKHVIAIGPTREVIEVDHPFIKQFFLGDRGKRALAVLDEKQAAAGNAAQPGDDAGTDKKAEK is encoded by the coding sequence ATGGCGGACAACACCGATATCGCCTGCAAGGCGAGCGAGGGCAACGAGGGCCAGTTCAACCTGCATGGCAGCGCGCCTGTCGTGGAAATCTCCAATCTGTGGACCAAGTTCGGCCGCACCGTCGTGCACCAGGACTTGAACCTGGAAATCGAGCGAGGCGAAATTCTCTCCATCGTGGGCGGCTCCGGCACGGGCAAGACGGTGCTGCTGCGCCAGATGCTGGGCCTGGAACATCCGGCGCGGGGCTGCGTCAAAGTCTTTGGCGAAGATATCAATCAGGCAAGTTCCGACCAGTTACAACAGTTGCGCAACCACTGGGGCATGCTGTTCCAGCAAGGCGCACTGTATTCGGCCCTGACCGTGTTCGACAACGTGGCCCAGCCGATGCGCGAATTGCGCGTGCTGCCCGAGGCGCTGATACACGACGCGGTATTATTGAAGATGAATATGGTGGGCCTGGGCCCGGAACATGCGCTGAAAATGCCGTCGGACTTGTCGGGCGGCATGATCAAGCGCGTGGCCCTGGCGCGTGCCCTGGCGCTGGAACCGAAGCTGCTGTTCCTCGACGAACCAACGGCGGGCCTGGACCCGGACTTGTCGGAAAGCTTTGTCGCCCTGATACAGTCGCTGCATCGCGAGCTGGGATTGACGGTGGTGATGGTCACGCATGACCTCGACACTTTGTTCGCCCTGTCCACGCGCATCGCCGTGCTGGCGGAAAAACACGTGATCGCCATCGGCCCCACGCGCGAGGTGATCGAAGTGGACCACCCGTTCATCAAGCAATTTTTCCTCGGCGACCGCGGCAAGCGCGCGCTGGCCGTCCTCGATGAAAAACAGGCGGCGGCGGGCAATGCGGCGCAGCCAGGCGACGATGCCGGCACAGACAAGAAAGCGGAGAAGTAA
- a CDS encoding ABC transporter permease, producing MHALAHDNAIKAIDAQLKPLQDDTKVQWDLSQVESMDHIGAQLFWNAWGKQRPAQLTLAPTQEEFFRRIEETGPLTTPPSRANRLTPVMKLGMAILLFFQHLKGFIALVGQVTQDIGRFVRHPMRGPWREISANIFHAGFQALGITALVGFLIGVVLSYLSAQQLRAFGGDIYLVNLLGMSVIRELGPLLAAILVAGRSGSSITAQLGVMRVTEELDAMLVMGISHGYRLIMPKVLALAISMPLLVIWTDTAALIGGMVAAKVELNLSARYFIQKLPDAVPLANYMIGLGKGVIFGMLIALVSCHFGLRIKANTESLGRGTTTAVVTAITVVILADAVFAIVFNGVGY from the coding sequence GTGCACGCGCTGGCGCACGACAATGCCATCAAGGCCATCGACGCCCAGCTCAAGCCCTTGCAGGATGACACGAAGGTGCAATGGGATCTGTCGCAGGTTGAGAGCATGGACCATATTGGCGCCCAGCTGTTCTGGAATGCCTGGGGCAAGCAGCGCCCCGCGCAGCTGACCCTGGCGCCGACGCAGGAAGAGTTTTTCCGGCGCATCGAAGAAACGGGGCCGCTGACAACGCCGCCCTCGCGCGCCAACCGCCTCACGCCCGTGATGAAACTGGGCATGGCCATCCTGCTGTTTTTCCAACATTTGAAGGGGTTTATTGCCCTGGTAGGCCAGGTGACGCAGGATATCGGCCGCTTCGTGCGCCATCCGATGCGCGGGCCATGGCGTGAAATTTCCGCCAATATCTTCCATGCAGGCTTCCAGGCGCTGGGCATCACGGCCCTCGTCGGCTTTCTGATCGGCGTGGTGCTGTCCTACCTGTCGGCGCAGCAGTTGCGCGCCTTTGGCGGCGACATCTACCTGGTCAACCTGCTGGGCATGAGCGTCATCCGCGAACTGGGGCCCTTGTTGGCCGCCATTCTCGTGGCCGGCCGCTCGGGCTCGTCCATTACGGCACAGCTGGGCGTCATGCGCGTCACGGAAGAGCTGGACGCCATGCTGGTGATGGGCATCTCGCACGGTTACCGCCTGATCATGCCGAAAGTGCTGGCCTTGGCCATTTCCATGCCCCTGCTCGTCATCTGGACGGATACGGCCGCGCTGATCGGCGGCATGGTGGCGGCCAAGGTAGAATTGAATTTGTCGGCGCGCTATTTCATCCAGAAGCTGCCGGACGCCGTGCCGCTGGCCAATTACATGATCGGCCTGGGCAAGGGCGTGATTTTCGGCATGCTGATCGCCCTCGTTTCCTGCCACTTCGGCCTGCGCATCAAGGCCAACACGGAAAGCCTGGGACGCGGCACCACCACCGCCGTCGTCACGGCCATCACCGTCGTGATCCTGGCAGACGCCGTGTTTGCCATCGTCTTCAATGGAGTGGGCTACTGA